The nucleotide window CAGGTCTTCGAGGTGAAGTGTCGCGGGCTTGCCGTGCACGCCGACATTGGCCACATGCCCGCCGGGCCGCACCATGCGCGTGCACGTCTCGAAACTCTCCGGAACCCCGACCGCTTCGATGACCACGTCGGCGCCGAGCCCTTCGGTGAGGTCGGCGACCAACTGCTCGGCTTCTTCACCCGCGGCGGCCACGGCATCGGCGCCAAGACGCTTGGCGGCGTCCAACCGGGAGGGGGCGAGATCCACAGCGATGATCTTCTCGGGCGTGTACAGCCGGGCGGTGGCGATGGCGGCGAGCCCGATGGGCCCCGCTCCGACCACGGCGACGGTGTCTCCGGGCCGCACGCGTCCGTTCAGCACACCGACCTCGTAGGCGGTGGGGAAGATGTCGGCCAGCAGCACGGCGTCCTTGCTGTCCACCGAACCGGTGAGCGGGTACACGGACAGATCCGCGTACGGCACACGGACGTACTCGGCCTGGGTGCCGTTGATCAGATGGCCGAGGATCCAGCCTCCGCCGCCGCGACACTGTCCGTACGCCCTCTCCCGGCAGAAGCGGCAGCGGCCGCACGCCGTGATGCACGAGACCAGGACGCGGTCGCCGGGGCGGACACCGCGCACGTCGCTGCCCACCTCGACGATCTCGCCGA belongs to Streptomyces graminofaciens and includes:
- a CDS encoding zinc-dependent alcohol dehydrogenase family protein, encoding MKALVFHGSGKSAWEEITDPGLQEATDAIVRVDAVTICGTDLHILKGDVPEVRPGTVLGHEAVGEIVEVGSDVRGVRPGDRVLVSCITACGRCRFCRERAYGQCRGGGGWILGHLINGTQAEYVRVPYADLSVYPLTGSVDSKDAVLLADIFPTAYEVGVLNGRVRPGDTVAVVGAGPIGLAAIATARLYTPEKIIAVDLAPSRLDAAKRLGADAVAAAGEEAEQLVADLTEGLGADVVIEAVGVPESFETCTRMVRPGGHVANVGVHGKPATLHLEDLWIKNVTITTGLVDTYSTSTLLRMMAAGRLPAASMVTHTFPLDGMEEAYDVFSRAGDTGALKVVLGGQQHDALMVRAS